A stretch of DNA from Clostridium sp. JN-9:
AAGAAAGTAGATTACTTATCAACTCTATTTGTTGGTATCGATATTGGTGCGAGACAAAATGTTGTCTCTGCAATTAACTTTGAACAGGAATTTTTTATTAAAATGAAACCTGTTCCTAATACACAATCTGGTGCAGAACAACTAGAATCCATGCTCGTCAAGATACTAGAAAATAATATATTTAAGGTTACTATTATTGGTCTTGAGTCTACTTCATTTTATGGCGTGCATATAGCTAATTTTTTATCTGCAAGTGAAAAACTTGTGCCATATAAACCCTACGTCTACTGTTTGAATCCTAAGGAAGTTGCTAACTACAAAGATTCCTTTAATGCTCTTAACAAAAATGATGGCATTGACTCTTTTGTTATTGCTGATTTTGCAAGAGTCGGCAGGATTCATACTGAGCCTTGGCGTGGTTCTCAATACCTTGCCCTACAAAGGCTTACAAGACACAGGCTTCATATAGTTGAATGCTTAACCAGGGAGAAGACATATATGCTATCAAATGTATTTCTCAAGTTTAGCGAATTTGCTTTGTTAGATGGTGAAGAACATCCTTTTTCTAATAAATATGGTGCCACTGCTTCCTCTATCCTGACGGATTTTTTATCTTCTGAAGACATTGCAAATGCTTCCATAGAAGAACTTGTTGAATTCATCAATACAAAGAGTCGAAAGAGAATTTCTGATCCACAGATGACTGCTAAAATTCTTCAACAAGCTGCTCGTAATTCATATCGCCTTGATAAATGTTTGTATGAGCCATTAACGACTTCAATTGCATGCTCTTTTAACTGTATTCAGGCTTTTGAAAAAGAACTGAGTACTATTAATAAAGCCATTGAGAAAGCGGTTATGGGAATGAATCCTGTGGAATATCAAATTCTCATGTCAATCCCTGGTTTTGGCCCTGTTTATTCCAGTGGTATTCTTGCCGAATTAGGCAGTGTGCATGCATTCCCTAATAATGATGCTATTGCTAAATATGCTGGCATCGTATGGAAAGAAAATCAATCTGGTGATTTCAAGGCTGAAAATACGCCAATGAACAAAGCAGGTAACCGTTATTTACGTTATTATCTGATAGAAGCCGCTGGTAGTGTCATAAGACACGTTCCTGAATATCAAGCTTTCTACCAGAAGAAATTTGCTGAAGTGACTACACATCAGCATAAACGAGCACTCGCGCTAACTTCTCGTAAATTAATCCGTTTGATTTTTGGATTGCTGGCTAAAAATCAACTCTACTCTTCAAATAGAGTAGATTAATTATATAAGACACACGAACATACATTCTGATTTGACTGTATGTTTATTAGGGTTACCCTTTTTTTGAAGAATCATTTCATTTTCTTTTTATTTTGTTCTGTCAAGCATTTTTGAAAATGTCCCAAAATATTTAAAACATTAGCACCAGTTTTCTGGTGCTTTTTAGTTAGGTTTTACTTCTAAAATAAATAATGAGGCTTTCCTGGATTTTGGGTATGCTTAATAAGCCTTCTGAGTTTTATACTTAAAAGGAGGAATAGTAATATTATGGCATTTACTTTTATGCTATATTTTCCTGCCTATGTTTCTGCTTTTTAAGATAACGTTCAAAA
This window harbors:
- a CDS encoding IS110 family transposase; translation: MKKVDYLSTLFVGIDIGARQNVVSAINFEQEFFIKMKPVPNTQSGAEQLESMLVKILENNIFKVTIIGLESTSFYGVHIANFLSASEKLVPYKPYVYCLNPKEVANYKDSFNALNKNDGIDSFVIADFARVGRIHTEPWRGSQYLALQRLTRHRLHIVECLTREKTYMLSNVFLKFSEFALLDGEEHPFSNKYGATASSILTDFLSSEDIANASIEELVEFINTKSRKRISDPQMTAKILQQAARNSYRLDKCLYEPLTTSIACSFNCIQAFEKELSTINKAIEKAVMGMNPVEYQILMSIPGFGPVYSSGILAELGSVHAFPNNDAIAKYAGIVWKENQSGDFKAENTPMNKAGNRYLRYYLIEAAGSVIRHVPEYQAFYQKKFAEVTTHQHKRALALTSRKLIRLIFGLLAKNQLYSSNRVD